Below is a genomic region from Pseudomonas frederiksbergensis.
GATCGCGGCTGCGCAAAGGCTGCCAAACAAGACCCTGATCGTCGCCACCGACCGCGGCATCTTCTACAAGATGCAGCAGCTGTGCCCGGATAAGGTCTTCATCGAAGCGCCTACCGCCGGCAACGGCGCGGCATGTCGCAGTTGCGCGCATTGCCCGTGGATGGCGATGAACACCCTTGAGCGCACGCTACAGTGTCTGCGTGAGGGTTCAGGCGAGATCTTCGTCGAGCCGGCGTTGATCCCTCAGGCGATTCGCCCGCTAAAGCGCATGCTCGACTTCACCGCAGCAGCGCGGATGAAGCTGGCGGGTAACGCTTAAGGTCAAAGGAAAGATCAAAAGATCGCAGCCTGCGGCAGCTCCTACGTAAACCGTGTAGGAGCTGCCGCAGGCTGCGATCTTTTTTGTGCGTTATTTTTTCTTCTTCGGGATCCGCACCAGTTGGCTGTTGGAGTACATGTCGTGCCAACTGCGCTGCTGTTTGTCGAAGAGCACCCAGAAGAACCCCAGGCCTGCGCACAGCAAGGACGCGATCGACACTACAAAGCGCAATAGCGCCTGCCACAGGCTGATCGCCGAGCCGTCGGCGTTCTGTACGCGGATGCACCAGACTTGCATGCCGAGGGTCTGACCGGACCAGGTCCAGAACTTGGCGAAGAAGCCAAACAGCACGAACAGCAATATGGTTGAGAACAGCGGATCGCCATCCAGCGCACCGGCCTCAGTCAGGGCGCGCATCTTCTCTTCGCCGAGGATTGCCATCTGCACCATCTTGTAGATGCCGCCCGTGACGATCAGCAGGGCGGTGCACAGCAGGAAGTCGTAGAACATCGCTGCCAGGCGACGGCCCAGGCCGGCGATGGGGAATTCACCCTGGGGGCTTAGCAGGTGTTTCGACATGGAGTGGCTCTCGGCTGAAAAAAGAAGCCATTTTACGGAATTACGCGCACAAAAAAGCCCCTGATGTCAGCATCAGGGGCTTTTTCGTTACAGAAGATCAGCCTTCTGCTTGTACTTCGTCAGCTTGCATGCCTTTCTGGCCCTGCACCGCGATGAAGGTGACTTTCTGGCCTTCTTTCAGGCTCTTGAAGCCGTTACCTTGAATGGCGCGGAAATGCACGAACAGATCCGGACCGCTTTCTGGAGTGATAAAACCAAAACCTTTCTCGTCGTTAAACCACTTGACGGTACCGCTCTGACGTTGGGACATTTCTTATTTCCTTTGACGCAAAAATTGATGACAGCCTCTTTCTCATGAAAGAGTACTGGAGCTGGTTGCAGGAGAGTAAGAGACGTCGAACGGGATGTAGCTAACTTGTAGGCTACTGCCCAGGTCACGATTCCAAGCGACCCATGCAAACACAGTGAACAAACTCTACGCCAACTACGGGAGAAAAAACAAGCCCCGTGGAAGCCTTGTATTGCTTGGCGTGATGGTTGTTTCACATGATTGCTAGTGCGGCTTATTCGATAGAGTTGTTCAATTGTTTTCGCTTGTTATAAGCCAGGTTCACAATCGAAGTGCCTGATCAAGGCATGCACTGTTTTATGGCGGTTGCGTTACAGATTAGTGCACTGTTACGCAACCGCGTTACTTATAGGAACAGTCAATCAACCACGATAGTAGCGTTGTGGGACAAATGGCATTTTGCTTACAAGCAAAGGCACCTTTTTCCCACGAACAATTGCCCACACTTGGGTATCAAGTACGATGTAAGCGCTGTCGAGGTAACCCATCGCCAAAGGACCACCCAAGGTAGGCCCGAAGCCACCGCTGCAGACGCTGCCGATGATTTCGCCCGCTTCGTTGACGATTTCTGCACCTTCGCGCACTGGGGTGCGTTCCTGAGGCAGCAGGCCGACGCGTTTACGGCCGACACCGTTTTGTTGCTGGGCAAATACGGTCTCGGCACCGGGGAAGCCACCGGTACGCGCACCGTCGGCACGGCGAGGCTTGGAGATGGCCCACAGCAGGCTGGCTTCGATCGGTGTGGTCTCGGTGTTCATGTCGTGGCCGTAGAGGCACAGGCCTGCTTCCAGGCGCAGCGAGTCACGGGCGCCGAGGCCGATGGCAGCGACTTCCGGCTCGGCCAGCAAGGCGCGAGCGAGGGCCTCGGCATTGGCGGCCGGCACGGAGATTTCGAAACCGTCTTCACCGGTGTAGCCCGAACGGCTGACAAAGCAGTCGACGCCGATCAAGGTCACGCGGGTGAACTGCATGAACGTCATCTTCGCCACTTCAGGGGCCAGACGCGCGAGTACGGTCACCGCGGCCGGGCCTTGCAGGGCGAGCAGGGCGCGTTCTTCGAACAAGGGTTCAATGCTGCACTGATCGCCGATGTGTTGGCGCAGGTGCGCCAGGTCCTGGTCCTTGCAGGCGGCGTTGACCACCAGGAACAACTCGTCGTTACCGAGGTTGGCGACCATCAGGTCGTCGAGGATGCCGCCGGTTTCGTTGGTGAACATCGCATAACGCTGCATGCCCACCGGCAAGTCGATGATGTCCACCGGCACCAGGGTTTCCAGGGCCTTGGCGGCATTGGCGCCGGTCAGACGGATCTGGCCCATGTGCGAGACATCGAACAGCCCGGCCTGATCACGGGTGTGCTGGTGCTCTTTCATCACGCCGAGTGGGTACTGCACCGGCATGTCGTAGCCGGCGAATGGCACCATGCGCGCACCGAGTTCGATGTGCAGCGCGTGCAGCGGGGTTTTCAACAGTTGTTCGGTGGACATATACAGCTCCTGAAAATTGCACTGATGCCGATGCGTTCGCATCAGCACTCGATAATGTTGACCGCCAAACCGCCACGGGCGGTTTCCTTGTATTTGCTTTTCATGTCGGCGCCGGTCTGGCGCATGGTACGGATGACCTTGTCGAGGGAGACGAAATGCTGACCATCGCCGCGCAGGGCCATGCGCACCGCATTGATGGCTTTCACCGAGCCCATTGCATTGCGCTCGATGCACGGTACTTGCACCAGCCCGCCAATCGGGTCGCAGGTCAGGCCGAGGTTGTGTTCCATGCCGATCTCGGCGGCGTTTTCGACTTGCTGCACGGTGCCGCCGAGCACTTCACACAAAGCGCCAGCGGCCATGGAACAGGCCACGCCAACCTCGCCCTGACAGCCGACTTCGGCGCCGGAAATCGAAGCGTTTTCCTTGTACAGAATGCCAATGGCGGCGGCGGTGAGCAGGAATCGCACCACGCCGTCTTCGTTGGCGCCGGCAATGAAGCGCATGTAGTAATGCAACACCGCCGGGACGATCCCGGCCGCGCCATTGGTCGGTGCAGTGACCACACGACCGCCGTTGGCGTTTTCTTCGTTGACCGCCAGCGCATACAGGTTGACCCAGTCGAGCACCGACAACGGATCGCGCAGCGATGATTCCGGGTTCTTGCACAGTTGCCGATGCAGCGCCGCCGCACGACGTTTGACCTTCAAGCCGCCGGGCAGAATCCCTTCGTTACGGCAGCCCGCGGCGACGCAGTCTTGCATCACTTGCCAGATTTTCAGCAGGCCGGCGCGGGTTTCCGCTTCCGGGCGCCAGGCGCTTTCGTTGGTCAGCATCACCTGGCTGATGGACAGCCCGTAAGTGGCGCAATGACCGAGCAGGTCCTTGGCGCTTTTGAACGGGAAGGTCAGCGGCGTTGCATCCTCGACGATGCGGTCGGCGCCGGCAGCGTCTTCGTCGACCACAAAGCCGCCACCGACCGAGTAATACTCGCGGCTGCGGATCTGGATACCGGCGGCGTCAAAGGCGCGGAAGATCATGCCGTTGGGGTGATAGGCCAATGGCTTGCGGATCATCGCCAGGTGGAGTTTTTCGTTGAAATCGATGGTGTGCTCACCGAGCAGGTTCAAGCGACCGCTGCTGCGAATCTCCAGCAGGCGGGCGGCGATGTTTTCGGTGTTCACGGTGTCCGGGTGTTCACCTTCCAGGCCCAGCAGCACAGCCTTGTCGCTGCCGTGGCCTTTGCCGGTGGCGCCGAGCGAGCCGTAGAGCTCGACTTTGACGCAGGTGGTTGCCGCCAGCAGGTTTTCACGACGCAGGCCTTCGACGAAGCGCGCAGCGGCGCGCATCGGGCCGACGGTGTGGGAGCTGGAGGGACCGATGCCAATCTTGAACAGGTCGAACACGCTTAACGACATGGTTGTTCTCCGGTTTCTTGTTATTGGCCTAACTATTGGGAGATGCACCCCGTAGGAGGAATGCGCTGTTCTCGAAAAGGGCGAGTAAACCCGCCCCCTCTAGATCAAGCGTAGCTTTCGATCGACGGGCAGGCGCAGATCAGGTTGCGGTCGCCGAATACGTTGTCGACCCGGCCGACCGGTGGCCAGTACTTGCCTTCGATCAACGACGCCACCGGATACACCGCTTGCTCACGGCTGTACGGGTGCGTCCACTCGCCAACGATTTCCGCTGCCGTGTGCGGCGCGTTTTTCAGTGGGTTGTCGTCCTTGTCCAGGGTGCCGTTTTCCACTGCGCGGATTTCTTCGCGAATGCGGATCATGGCGTCGCAGAAGCGGTCCAGCTCTTCCTTGGATTCGCTTTCGGTCGGCTCGATCATCAGCGTGCCGGCCACCGGGAACGACATGGTTGGCGCATGGAAACCGAAGTCGATCAGGCGCTTGGCAACGTCATCGACGCTGATGCCGCTGCTGTCTTTCAGCGGGCGCAGGTCGAGGATGCATTCGTGGGCAACCAGACCGTTGCTGCCGGTGTAGAGCACTGGGTAGTGTTCTTCGAGGCGACGGGATATGTAGTTGGCATTGAGGATCGCCAATTGCGAAGCCCGCTTGAGGCCAGCGCCACCCATCATGCGGATGTACATCCAGGTGATCGGCAGAATGCTCGCGCTGCCAAACGGTGCTGCGCAGACCGCGCCCTCCTTGCGCTCCATGGCCGCGTGCCCCGGCAGGAACGGCGTCAGGTGCGATTTCACGCCAATCGGGCCGACGCCCGGGCCGCCACCACCGTGCGGGATGCAGAAGGTTTTGTGCAGGTTCAGGTGGGACACGTCGCCGCCGAACTTGCCCGGTGCGCAGAGGCCGACCATCGCGTTCATGTTGGCGCCGTCGATGTACACCTGACCGCCGTTGTCATGAATGATCCCGCAGATTTCGCGGATGCCTTCTTCGAACACGCCGTGGGTCGACGGGTAAGTGATCATCAGCGCGGCGAGGTGTTCGCGGTGCTCGATGGCTTTGGCGCGCAGGTCCTCGATGTCGACGTTGCCGCGAGCATCGCACGCGGTCACGACCACGCGCATGCCGGCCATGTTGGCGGTGGCCGGGTTGGTGCCGTGGGCCGACGACGGGATCAGGCAGATGTCACGGCGCTCTTCGCCACGGCTCTGGTGGTAGGCACGGATCGCCAACAAGCCGGCGTATTCACCTTGGGAACCGGCGTTCGGTTGCAGCGAGATCGCGTCGTAACCGGTGGCGGCGCAGAGCATCGCTTCCAGTTCGTCAGTCAGTTGCTGGTAACCGGCGCTTTGTGCAGGCGGAGCGAACGGGTGCAGGGCGCCGAATTCGGCCCAGGTCACCGGGATCATTTCGCTGGCGGCGTTGAGTTTCATGGTGCACGAACCCAGCGGGATCATGGTGCGATCCAGTGCCAGGTCCTTGTCGGCGAGCTTGCGCAGGTAGCGCATCAGCTCGGTTTCCGAATGATAACGGTTGAACACCGGGTGGCTGAGGATCGCCGACTGGCGTACCAGCGTGGCCGGGATGCGGCTTTCGACCGAGGCGGCCAGTGCTGCGAAATCGGGCAGGGCTTTGCCGTCAGCCAGCAGGCTCCACAGGGTTTCGATATCGGCCTGGCGGGTGGTTTCGTCCAGCGACAGACCCAAGCGCTCACCATCGACGACACGCAGGTTGATGCGCTGGGTGCGGGCCTTGTCGTGCAGGGCGGCGGTGTTGGCGCCAGTGGCCAGCGTCAGGGTGTCGAAGAAGTGTTCTTGCTCAACCGCGAGACCCAGTGCGCTCAAGCCGTTGGCGAGAATCGCGGTCAGGTGATGGATGCGGTTGGCGATCTGCTTCAAGCCTTTAGGACCGTGATACACGGCGTACATGCTGGCGATGTTGGCGAGCAGTACTTGGGCGGTGCAGATGTTGCTGGTGGCTTTCTCGCG
It encodes:
- a CDS encoding RDD family protein, which translates into the protein MSKHLLSPQGEFPIAGLGRRLAAMFYDFLLCTALLIVTGGIYKMVQMAILGEEKMRALTEAGALDGDPLFSTILLFVLFGFFAKFWTWSGQTLGMQVWCIRVQNADGSAISLWQALLRFVVSIASLLCAGLGFFWVLFDKQQRSWHDMYSNSQLVRIPKKKK
- a CDS encoding cold-shock protein; amino-acid sequence: MSQRQSGTVKWFNDEKGFGFITPESGPDLFVHFRAIQGNGFKSLKEGQKVTFIAVQGQKGMQADEVQAEG
- the gcvT gene encoding glycine cleavage system aminomethyltransferase GcvT; translated protein: MSTEQLLKTPLHALHIELGARMVPFAGYDMPVQYPLGVMKEHQHTRDQAGLFDVSHMGQIRLTGANAAKALETLVPVDIIDLPVGMQRYAMFTNETGGILDDLMVANLGNDELFLVVNAACKDQDLAHLRQHIGDQCSIEPLFEERALLALQGPAAVTVLARLAPEVAKMTFMQFTRVTLIGVDCFVSRSGYTGEDGFEISVPAANAEALARALLAEPEVAAIGLGARDSLRLEAGLCLYGHDMNTETTPIEASLLWAISKPRRADGARTGGFPGAETVFAQQQNGVGRKRVGLLPQERTPVREGAEIVNEAGEIIGSVCSGGFGPTLGGPLAMGYLDSAYIVLDTQVWAIVRGKKVPLLVSKMPFVPQRYYRG
- a CDS encoding L-serine ammonia-lyase; its protein translation is MSLSVFDLFKIGIGPSSSHTVGPMRAAARFVEGLRRENLLAATTCVKVELYGSLGATGKGHGSDKAVLLGLEGEHPDTVNTENIAARLLEIRSSGRLNLLGEHTIDFNEKLHLAMIRKPLAYHPNGMIFRAFDAAGIQIRSREYYSVGGGFVVDEDAAGADRIVEDATPLTFPFKSAKDLLGHCATYGLSISQVMLTNESAWRPEAETRAGLLKIWQVMQDCVAAGCRNEGILPGGLKVKRRAAALHRQLCKNPESSLRDPLSVLDWVNLYALAVNEENANGGRVVTAPTNGAAGIVPAVLHYYMRFIAGANEDGVVRFLLTAAAIGILYKENASISGAEVGCQGEVGVACSMAAGALCEVLGGTVQQVENAAEIGMEHNLGLTCDPIGGLVQVPCIERNAMGSVKAINAVRMALRGDGQHFVSLDKVIRTMRQTGADMKSKYKETARGGLAVNIIEC
- the gcvP gene encoding aminomethyl-transferring glycine dehydrogenase, translated to MTINLSTANEFIARHIGPRSGDEQAMLNSLGFDSLEALSASVIPDSIKGTSVLGLEDGLSEAEALASIKAIAAKNQLFKTYIGQGYYNCHTPSPILRNLLENPAWYTAYTPYQPEISQGRLEALLNFQTLISDLTGLPIANASLLDEATAAAEAMTFCKRLSKNKASHAFFASVHCHPQTLDVLRTRAEPLGIDVVVGDERELTDVSAFFGALLQYPASNGDLFDYRELTERFHTANALVAVAADLLALTVLTPPGEFGADVAIGSAQRFGVPLGFGGPHAAYFSTKDAFKRDMPGRLVGVSVDRFGKPALRLAMQTREQHIRREKATSNICTAQVLLANIASMYAVYHGPKGLKQIANRIHHLTAILANGLSALGLAVEQEHFFDTLTLATGANTAALHDKARTQRINLRVVDGERLGLSLDETTRQADIETLWSLLADGKALPDFAALAASVESRIPATLVRQSAILSHPVFNRYHSETELMRYLRKLADKDLALDRTMIPLGSCTMKLNAASEMIPVTWAEFGALHPFAPPAQSAGYQQLTDELEAMLCAATGYDAISLQPNAGSQGEYAGLLAIRAYHQSRGEERRDICLIPSSAHGTNPATANMAGMRVVVTACDARGNVDIEDLRAKAIEHREHLAALMITYPSTHGVFEEGIREICGIIHDNGGQVYIDGANMNAMVGLCAPGKFGGDVSHLNLHKTFCIPHGGGGPGVGPIGVKSHLTPFLPGHAAMERKEGAVCAAPFGSASILPITWMYIRMMGGAGLKRASQLAILNANYISRRLEEHYPVLYTGSNGLVAHECILDLRPLKDSSGISVDDVAKRLIDFGFHAPTMSFPVAGTLMIEPTESESKEELDRFCDAMIRIREEIRAVENGTLDKDDNPLKNAPHTAAEIVGEWTHPYSREQAVYPVASLIEGKYWPPVGRVDNVFGDRNLICACPSIESYA